Proteins encoded in a region of the Coffea eugenioides isolate CCC68of chromosome 4, Ceug_1.0, whole genome shotgun sequence genome:
- the LOC113768346 gene encoding flavonoid 3'-monooxygenase-like: MSTLTLIFISSLLAFLLYSILKKSGNPSKTLPPGPKPWPIVGNLPHLGTKPHHSLAAMAKTYGPLMHLRLGFVHVVVAASASVAAQFLKTHDANFSSRPPNSGAKHIAYNYQDLVFAPYGPRWRLLRKICSIHLFSAKALDDFHLVRQEEVGTLTRALLASAGKTPVNLGQLLNVCTTNALGRVMLGRRVFGDGSGGGDPKADEFKSMVVELMVLAGVFNLGDFIPILDWLDLQGVAEKMKKLHARFDAFLNTILEEHKINGSSGMEKHVDLLSTLISLKDNVDGEGGTLSDTEIKALLLDLFTAGTDTSSSTVEWAIAELIRNPKLLAQAQQELDAVIGSNRLVTDADLPKLTFIQAIVKEAFRLHPSTPLSLPRMATENCEINGYFIPKGSTLLVNVWAIARDPDIWADPLEFRPERFLPGGEKPNVDIKGNDFEVIPFGAGRRICAGMSLGVRMVQLLTATLIHAFDWDLPNGQGAEKLNMEEAYGLTLQRASPLMVHPKPRLAPYILNLNNS; encoded by the exons ATGTCCACCTTAACCCTCATTTTCATCAGCTCCCTCTTGGCCTTTCTTCTCTACTCTATACTCAAAAAATCAGGTAATCCCTCAAAGACACTTCCACCGGGTCCAAAACCATGGCCAATTGTAGGAAACCTCCCACATTTGGGCACAAAACCACACCATTCACTTGCAGCCATGGCCAAGACTTATGGTCCACTGATGCACCTCAGGCTTGGTTTTGTGCATGTGGTGGTGGCAGCCTCGGCCTCTGTTGCTGCACAGTTCTTGAAAACCCACGACGCCAATTTCTCCAGCCGGCCACCAAACTCTGGTGCCAAACATATTGCTTATAACTATCAAGACCTTGTTTTTGCACCTTATGGACCTCGATGGAGGTTGCTAAGGAAAATTTGTTCCATCCACCTTTTCTCTGCCAAGGCTTTGGATGACTTCCACCTCGTCCGACAG GAAGAGGTGGGAACTCTCACACGCGCTCTGTTAGCTAGTGCAGGGAAGACTCCAGTAAATTTGGGGCAGTTATTGAACGTGTGCACAACGAATGCGCTAGGGCGAGTGATGCTAGGGAGGAGAGTTTTCGGTGATGGAAGCGGCGGCGGAGATCCGAAAGCCGACGAGTTCAAATCAATGGTGGTTGAGCTCATGGTGCTGGCTGGTGTTTTTAACCTGGGTGATTTTATCCCAATTCTTGATTGGCTAGATTTGCAAGGCGTTGCTGAGAAGATGAAGAAACTCCACGCGCGTTTCGACGCGTTCTTGAACACAATCCTTGAAGAGCATAAGATCAACGGCTCTAGTGGAATGGAAAAACACGTGGACTTGTTAAGTACGTTGATCTCGCTTAAAGACAATGTCGATGGCGAGGGAGGCACCCTATCGGATACAGAAATCAAAGCTTTGCTTTTG GATTTGTTTACAGCTGGGACAGACACATCATCAAGCACTGTGGAATGGGCCATTGCAGAACTTATTCGCAATCCGAAATTGTTGGCCCAAGCCCAACAAGAGCTTGATGCAGTTATCGGATCAAATCGGCTCGTAACAGACGCTGATCTCCCCAAGTTAACATTTATCCAAGCCATTGTCAAGGAGGCCTTTAGACTTCACCCGTCTACTCCACTGTCTCTGCCAAGAATGGCGACTGAGAATTGCGAAATCAATGGATACTTCATTCCTAAAGGTTCAACACTTTTGGTTAACGTTTGGGCCATAGCTCGGGATCCAGATATATGGGCTGATCCACTAGAGTTTAGACCTGAAAGATTTTTACCAGGAGGCGAAAAGCCCAATGTTGATATTAAGGGAAATGATTTTGAAGTCATACCATTTGGTGCTGGGCGTCGAATTTGTGCTGGAATGAGTTTGGGCGTTCGTATGGTTCAGTTATTGACTGCAACTTTAATCCATGCATTCGATTGGGATTTGCCCAATGGACAAGGTGCAGAGAAACTCAATATGGAGGAAGCTTATGGGCTCACTTTACAACGGGCTTCACCATTAATGGTTCATCCAAAGCCCAGACTTGCCCCATATATACTGAATTTGAATAACTCATAA
- the LOC113769263 gene encoding uncharacterized protein LOC113769263, which translates to MKDPSDTNQPQDAIITVLKTVWDKGYNKVVIETDSKVSLKLIDGDPNESPLLAQINQIRGLKERRWECEVIHQWREGNLCADWLTKRSLSLEPGVLKIVSPPEELRKWLAYDVVA; encoded by the coding sequence ATGAAAGATCCGTCGGACACTAATCAGCCACAAGATGCTATTATTACAGTTTTGAAGACAGTCTGGGACAAGGGGTATAATAAAGTAGTCATTGAAACGGATTCTAAAGTTAGTTTAAAGCTTATTGACGGGGATCCAAATGAGAGCCCGCTCTTGGCGCAGATCAACCAAATTAGAGGGTTAAAGGAGCGACGATGGGAATGTGAGGTGATACACCAGTGGAGGGAAGGTAATCTGTGTGCAGATTGGTTAACCAAGAGAAGCTTGAGTTTGGAGCCGGGAGTTCTGAAGATTGTGTCCCCACCTGAGGAGTTGAGGAAGTGGTTAGCATATGATGTAGTGGCCTAG